The genomic segment GGTGACGTACAGGCGGGCGTGGGCCACGGGGCGGTCGAGCCGGAAGTCCTTGCGGACCCGGGCCGGGCGGCGCTCGGCCTCCGGCTCCTCGTCCCAGCCCGCGCCCACGGGCACCGCCTGCCAGTCGGTGGGCGCCAGCAGGCCGGCTTCGACGGTCCGCGGATCGCTCCATCCCGATGGCTCCGGGGCGTCCGGGGTCCAGACGCGGACCCGGACGAGCGCGCGTTCCCGTGAGGCCAGCGGCTCACCCGGCCAGGGCGCGAGTACGTGGGTGTCGACGTCGACACGCCCGGTGCGACGGACGGCGCCGGAGCGGTCGACCTCCAGTTCGTATGCCTGCTGTCGGCCGGATCCCGGCGGCAGCGTCCAGGTGAGCCGGGGGGCGGCGACTCCGATGCCGAGTCCGTCCGGCAGATGCTCGAAGGACACCGGGGAGGGCTGAGGGGGGAGCAAAGGGAGGACCTTTCTTGCACGTGCGGGAGCGAGCGTGGTGGCGGGCGGGGGTCAGCCCTTGACCGCTCCCGAGGTGAGGCCCTTCATGACCTTCTGGTTGAGGAAGAGGTAGATCAGGAGGGTGCCGAAGACGTTGATGCAGATGGCGGCGAAGAGGGGGCCGTACTGGGTGGCGCCGAAGTCGCCGGTGAAGTTGAGCAGCCCGACCTGGATGGTGCGCAGGTCCTGGTCGTTGGTGAAGGTGAGGGCGATGAGCAGGTCGTTCCAGATGAAGAAGAACTGCACCAGGCCGACGGTGAGAAGGGCGTTGCGGACCAGGGGGACGCTGATGGTCCAGAAGGCGCGCAGGATGCCGGCACCGTCGACGGTGGCCGCCTCGAAGAGCTCGCGCGGGACCGTGCGGTAGTAGGTGGCCATCATGAAGACGGTCAGCGGAAGGCCGGTGCCGGTGTAGGTGAGGATCAGCGGCCACAGCGTGCCGGACAGGCCGGTCTGGAAGTACACGGTGAACAGGGGCAGCAGGATCATCTGCGGCGGGATCATCATGCCCGCGAGGAAGACGAGGAGGGTGAGGCTGCGGCCCTTCCAGACCATGATCTGGAGGGCGAAGCCGGCGGCGGTGCCCAGCAGCAGCATCAGGGCGAGGGCGGGGACGACGGCGAGCAGGCTGTTCTGGACGTACAGGCCGATGTGGCCGGTGTTCCACGCCTCGCCGTAGTTGCCCCACTCCCAGGAAGTGGGCAGGCTCCAGGTGGAGTTGTTCAAGTAGTCGTCGTTGGACTTCAGCGAGGTGAGGAACATCCATATCAGCGGGTAGACCTCGACGACCAGCAGAAGTGCGACGACGATCTTGACCCACAGGCGGCTCCCCCGACGGCCGGCCCGGGGCCGTCGAGCCCGGTCGGGGGTGCGGGCGGACGTTCTCGCGGGGATCGTCTTCGGGGGTGTGTCGATGGTGGCCATGGGTCTCAGCCCTCCGTGAGGTCGCGCCGCGAGACGCGGTAGACGACCAGGCTCACCAGCAGGCTCACGACGGTCAGCAGCAGGGCGATGGTGCTGCCGTAGCCGTAGTCGCTGTAGGTGAACGACGTCTGGAACATGTACAGGGTCAGCGGGGTGGTCCCGTTGCCCGGACCGCCGTTGGTCAGGGCAACGATCGAGTCGAAGGCTTTGAGCGTTCCGTTGATGCTGAAGATCAGCGAGGACATCAGGACCGGCAGGGACAGCGGCACCACGATGTGGCGTACGAGCCTGAGTCCGGTCGCCCCGTCGAGGCGGGCCGATTCCAGGACCTCGTCGGGGATGTCGACCAGGCCGGCGAAGAGCAGCACGGCGTAGAAGCCCATGGACCGCCAGATGTCCATGGCGACCAGAACCCAGAAGGCGCTGCCCGAGCTGCCGAAGAAGTCGATCGAGTCGATGCCGACCGCGTTG from the Streptomyces sp. NBC_01335 genome contains:
- a CDS encoding carbohydrate ABC transporter permease, translated to MATIDTPPKTIPARTSARTPDRARRPRAGRRGSRLWVKIVVALLLVVEVYPLIWMFLTSLKSNDDYLNNSTWSLPTSWEWGNYGEAWNTGHIGLYVQNSLLAVVPALALMLLLGTAAGFALQIMVWKGRSLTLLVFLAGMMIPPQMILLPLFTVYFQTGLSGTLWPLILTYTGTGLPLTVFMMATYYRTVPRELFEAATVDGAGILRAFWTISVPLVRNALLTVGLVQFFFIWNDLLIALTFTNDQDLRTIQVGLLNFTGDFGATQYGPLFAAICINVFGTLLIYLFLNQKVMKGLTSGAVKG
- a CDS encoding carbohydrate ABC transporter permease; the encoded protein is MHRVLGDRRAIALLLGPALLVYSLIMLVPMVWSLGYSFTKGNTIDGFTGNGVANFSRLFDDPAVRDALWFTLKYAVIVTAGQVVAGYLLALLYVFFLRRASALIRTLVFFPVVLPTVAVGLLFQKFFQVAPQTGPVNSLLNAVGIDSIDFFGSSGSAFWVLVAMDIWRSMGFYAVLLFAGLVDIPDEVLESARLDGATGLRLVRHIVVPLSLPVLMSSLIFSINGTLKAFDSIVALTNGGPGNGTTPLTLYMFQTSFTYSDYGYGSTIALLLTVVSLLVSLVVYRVSRRDLTEG